One region of Deltaproteobacteria bacterium genomic DNA includes:
- a CDS encoding ATP-binding protein produces MTDADKINIFVHEGEGLTVEFKEHFTARIDEDIVAFANTKGGTILLGVRDDRTIAGEKLTNDLKARINSIARNCAPPIQTKIKHIQNIVAIEVPLNPV; encoded by the coding sequence CAGACGCAGACAAAATAAATATTTTTGTCCATGAAGGCGAAGGGCTTACCGTTGAGTTTAAGGAACATTTTACTGCCCGGATTGATGAGGATATCGTTGCATTTGCAAACACAAAAGGCGGGACAATCCTGCTCGGTGTCAGAGACGACCGCACAATAGCAGGGGAGAAACTAACCAATGACCTCAAAGCCCGCATCAATTCTATTGCAAGAAACTGCGCCCCACCTATACAGACAAAGATTAAACACATTCAAAACATCGTAGCAATAGAAGTGCCGCTTAATCCAGTTTAA